TTTGTAACTCCTATGATGCCTTCTAAAATCTAAAATAGTTGGTTTTTCATTTACGTTATTTTGCTTTTCACCATTGATGTCTTGAATATTTAAAttcgatttttttttattatacgaaagttttatttatatttatttcaatttaaatttCATTATATATGATTCTTATTCAGAGTTTTTCGATCTAAATAAATCacttttcaaataaaataatacaataacaattaaatttatttttaatctctattatttaaatataagatTATGGCatgatattttaaatttgatAAGGTTTGCATCATTTTAAATgatcattaattaatttaaacaattaatactattaattatttttaatgatataatttttaaaaaaatattcattCTGTTGAAATTAATTTCTGAATtcaaagattttttttaaaaatcatgtcaatcttttaaactaaaataattagTAATGTTAACTATTTAGtctaaataatattaatataaaataaataataaagtaaatgatgaccttatttcaaaattaaaatatagtaACTAAATCTTGAATCAAAACAAAATATATAGTAACTAAATctcaattttaattaaatattaaaatcataattaaatttatattttttatttcatgcttaaaattatttataaccctGAAATAATAACATTACACTTTAACACGCTTAAACTTAACTCTTCTACCATTAAAAACAATACCAATTAATACTCAATAACCGCCATCAATTCAATGGTTAATCaatgaaaaatcaaaaattaaaataaacagtaAAAGAAAGGAGAAGATATAAAATCTTAAAATATCATATAACCATTCACTGAAAAAGATGTCAAAAAACTCATTCATATCAAAACCTTTGAAGATAAAATCAATCATATAGCAAACaaaacattaacaaaaaaatattagATATTAAGATCATAATAAGTAAAAAATTAACTCTTTCAAGTAGCTCATAATTTTCTTTAACAACAACATGATGGGTCTGCAAACTACATCCAATAAAAAGTTCAAGTTGAAAATTTCGGTTCTAGAATTTCCAGGCATAAACGATTCAACCATGCAGCTGTATAAAACATTGCAAAtattacaataaaaaaaaaattagaagatTATGGCTCAACAACAGTCACCTGTTGCCATTCCCCATCTACAGCTTCTTTCCACAACGTCACATTGTTGTTCCCATCAGCCACAGCCAATATGTTTCCAGTCAATGACCACGACACCCTCCACACAGGGGTACCAAAATCATGCAATACTTTACCTTCCCACTGATCCCCTTCCTTGGCCACTGTCCATATAATTACTTTCCCATCCTGGGAAGCGCTTGCAATGGTAGATTTCGGTAGCCCCAAATTGGGTGCCCAAGCAACATCCCGTACCCAATCAGTATGCATTTGGAGAGCTGGAAAGCAGTCCATCTTCCAGATTCCATTGTAGAGTTTCCACACCTTTACAGTGTTATCGCACCCACCAGAACAAAGTTTTTGAACAGGGTCCAGCAAACCCGAACCAACAAGAGCACCGGGTGCTGTTGATGGAGCCCATGAAACAGATGTTACCCCCACTGGGTGAGCCTGATCAATCCTTGATACATCCCAGCCCCCGTCTGCCCTTGCTGTGAAAACCGATATATTTCCATCAGAAGAACCACATGCCAAACAAAGTCCCAGTTCATGAGGAGCCCAAGCAATTGAATTAACAGATGACTTATGGTCATCAAATACATGAGCCTGAGCCCATTCATTCTGATTGCCTTCCTTCCAAAGAATCACACGTCCATCATAACAACAAGAAGCAAGTAAAGAGCCAAACTTTGGATGAGCCCAAGCCACCTGCCATACTGGTCCCTGGTGACCTGTCAGAGTCGCTAAATGCTGATGTGTGTTGTTGCTCACCCCAGCTATCTTAATTGTGCTGTCTGATGAGGCGGTAGCAATACGCTTACCATAAAAATCCATGGCCACATCATGGACCGTGTCCTGGTGGCCAGTTTCAATCTTCTGCGATGGCATTTCTCCTTTATCTGTGAGTTATTCAGTTTCAGTATAAAAAATAGGAGCTggaattttgaattaaaaaaaaaaaacaaatgttcCATAAAAGAAAAAGAGCTTTTTAAGTACTGCAAGACATATAAATCACACAAAAAATTAAGAACTAAATCATCTAAGGAAAAAAATCTAAGAAACCACAACACGAAAAAAAGCAATGAAGCATAAAGAAGAACAAAATCAAAGGAACTACAACACCAAAGGCAAACATTAATAATCATGTGACTTCAGTAAAGTCTATGTTTCATTAAGACTTATCTTTCCTATCGGCCTTGGTTTCATTTGATGCCTTAGGTTTGTGACTATGTCTTGACTAATAGGGATAAAAGGAGGCAGTGACAACTGATAAAGCTCCACCAGCATTGGGATCATATTCTCGGGCCATCAAGGCCAAAAATCTTCTATTCTCTCCAGTGTTCTTTCTCTTATTTCCAAAGGTTTGTGAAATTGAAATTTCTTGACATGCCAAGGTTTTAGGCCTGAATTTTCATTATATGCCCGATGTATTAAATATTAACCATCAACATTCTTTTCTATTCCCAGGCTATGAAATTCATCTCATCACTATAAAGGATCAGACCAACAGATCTAATAATTTGTAAACAAATTATGATGTAAATGAGGCATCTCAGCTTTCCTACTTTGGATCTCAATACACGATGGTTATTGACAGTTTCGAAGCAAATCTACAGGTACTCCACAATATAGGATATCTATGGAAAATGTGAGTACAAATAGCATGAAATCAGGCTGCGATCTTACCAGTAATCGGCAGAAGGAACAACAGCAGCGTCGATCGGATCGAAACTGGTTGAGGTTACAACAAAAAAGAATCATAATTAGATCTAATAGAACCGaaatatagaaattaaaaaaaaataacaaaagaaaagaaaataaattagagAAAATAATTCACCTTGAAAGTAGGGAATTTCGAAGAGGGCTTTGATGGATCAATTAATCTGAAGATTTCGATTTTGGGGATGGAAATAGTTAGGGCCTAGGGCTCGAATCGGTACGGTAACCTTGTTTTATAAGGTCAAGCAAGACGTTAAATGACGAGAAAGGGCTTAAAGAAAAAGGgtaaattttaataaaaggtCCTTATACTATGAACTTTTGGTGAATTTAATGTTCTTATTATAATTTGATAtctttatatttactttttaaaagGTCATGTTTTTTCAGTTAatttcaccaaattatttgatttgatttatttttaaatatatgatAACATAATATTTACACCTTGATAAAAATATGATATCAATAAGATATATTTTTAATATCGTAAAAAGTGTCAATGTGTATATGACACCTCACTgtatatttttaagaaaaatcatGCCAAATTATTTGCAATATTATAAATATTGGATCTTTGATCAAACGAGTCAAATCATCGATTTCAATTCAATCGATTTAACCATCAATTAAacaataagtaaataaaaaataaatcgaTTCACCATTATTTTTTTCCtggttttcaattttttaatgATTCACAATAACTTGTTCTATGTTCGATCAGGGTGAAGCAAAAAAATCATTTTGGAGGGTTGgaattaagttttatatttttataatagtaataatacaattTCACCGTTTTActagcctatatctttataatttcttaaaggatcaaatcaaatttttatcattttttgggaaagtgcaattttaccattatctttaaaattttataaattataaaggatcaaaaagtgaaaattttcattttagaggTTTGGGGATCCTGCCACCCCCTATATCCAATATTCATCAATTCTTGATTTAACTAACTCAACCAGTTGTTCCAATTTAGTTTAATATAATTGACTATTTGAAAAAATTAACAAAAGAATCATGTTAATACCAAAAGTATACGcatctcaaaaataaaaatatattaaattatagtaGAAAGATTGTATCTGCCAAGAACATATAGTACATGGACCATtaaaaaaagagttaaatttaaatttagtatTTGAACTTGTCTACTTCTTTCATATTGGTACTTAAGGTTTTTTTTTGTCAACTAAATTGATACTTTTTTTAACACCGATAAGCCCGGGGTAGATGGCAATACTAGACAAAGACGCGTGTTATTAGTGATATCATGATGTTGCCATCATctaaaagttaaattaaaaattattcataattttaaaaatatatgcaaaaataataaacatatattgcccagtttcttttctttctctaatatcttttctttcttttcccccATTTCTCCTCATCTTCTTATTTTCTCCTTCTTCCTCCCTTAAATCCTAGCCAGCACCTAGCCTATGTCACCATGATTGGTCGCTTTTCTGGCCGAAAGTGGCACCTAATTGTTGCTCTCCATTCCCTCTTTTGAATGCTCTGATTATATTTATTGGAAAATTTTCCAAAAGTCGCAAAAATGCCTTCAACTTTTAAACTTCTCTAACACTGATCTAAAGATCTAACCATTGAACCATCTTGTAATTTCGACCATGGCTTCTCCTTGGTATGATAAACTTCTTCACCGCTCAGATCTTTCAAATGGATTGGTTGTTACAGTCATGGTAGTCGGTATTTGGCCCTTTATCGAATCATTTTCTGCAGCCATGGGGTATAAGGGCCTTGTGTAACAAttcaatttttagtggtgtcagaaacagtagTTTCAAGACCATAGTTCTGATGAGTGAGTTTGTAAatcttattaattaatatttacaagttaaaTATGGTGTCATTGTGAATTGTGATTTGGCCTATTTTATTAATTGGTCAATTAGTCAAGTTACAAGTGGTTCGTACCAAAAGTTAATGCttttggaaaatgaggtatcgggacctcgtttttGAAAACCAAGCTCGTAAATATTTCCATTGAATATTTATGGAGCtatattataagtgaattgaagtttggtatgaaaattttagtgattGGATAGTTGAtttaagtataaggactaaatcataaaaattgtaaaagttaatcGGTATTGGTTTTTATTTGTAAAaagtctaaattaataaatttttgagGGTTTAAGTGGAAAATTGACCATTTTTATTTGGAGTGGATGACTGTGACTTGAcaaatttgtaatttttgttaaaaataattaattataaagtaaaatttataattaagtaaaaCAAATAAGTGTTATCGTCATCCattttcatttcttctttctcAAACTGAAACTAAAGCACCAAGGAAGCCATTTTTGAAGGCTTACACTCAGACAAGCTTAAGGTGCTTGCATGATCGAAAATTGGAACAAATtgaagaaaatcgagaaaatgacAAAAATTGTTAAATAGTCCTTAGGGAGTTGTTTGTTTCCTATCTTGACCAGGTAAGTTTATATGGTatgtttttgttaaatttttatatttttaaaattataattgtaaatatgtttaattgaaattttgattgtTTACGATTTGGTACAAAAGGTGAGATATGGAATAAATCATAAAGAAATGATAAATTGACTGATAAATTCAATATAATGAATTGAAATTTGAGATTGATTagttgaattgaatcaaattgatatgattatgtttgatcTTTGAAATAAATGAGtaaattgaatagatttggaAATACTGTATATTGTTGTAATTGCAAAATTGTCTTTATGATAAGATGAATCATAATGTTATGCACACAAATTGATAATTGGCTGATGAAATGACAACATTGAATTGAGAAATTGGCATATAATGGAAATTGAGAAATTGTTACCTTATTAATTGTTTGAacagagtcggatatagttggcatgccataggatagaaaGAGTTAAGGGTTATTCGACTACGTGTTGGACACACCCATTTTTCGGTTATAACGACCAGTGCTGGACACATCTATTTTTCGGTTTTACCGACTAGCGTTGGACACAACTTATTATTTCAGATTTATCCGATtggcactaggtgccaaattgATGTGATTGATTGAATCTGTATATTCGTCCGAGTCAAGTTAATAAGGACATATATAATGTAAATAGAATAAATGATATTCAGATTTATTTGATACGATGATTGAATGATGCATATACATATTGAGAATCGGTTATACAAGCCCAGGGGGCCAATATGGAAACATGACAAATCAATGAATTTGAATTGGAATTTATATTATGAAACGAAGTAGTAATTGACattaaattggaaattgatatatatttggtaaaaagatgaattaatttgATTTGAGAATGAAGTTCATATGATTTCATATGAATTTGATTGAGAATTCaaattatgaaatgaaaataatttttggCATTAATTTGAAATGGGATGTATTGTGGGTAAATAGATTGTATGATATGATTAAGGTagtgaattgattaaatgattaTTTGTTTTGTgaatgataatgaaatgttatatgATTGAGTTACTATATGGTATAATAAATGTTGAACTCActttttttatatttgatttgcCATGATAGGCAAACTTTACTATGCTAAGTAGCATGTAGTGTATTATTATAACTTGAGGTAAGTTACTTAGTTTTTTAcctttgaacttactaagcattgtatatGCTTATCTTGTTTGTTTTCCTTTTCCCTGCAGATTACCAACTTGCAGAACATATCAAACACTATCCCGTTATTGATTCAatagtctttctattatttaaaacttggttttgtggcatgtatataggcgaTTTATTTTTGGTCAATCTTGAATGTTAGTACTTTGATTCTTGATTGTggtttgtgttttgaatggtattatgttatgtatataggTTGTGTTTTTAAATCGTGAGTTTTGAAGTTAAGTTTTGAAAGTTGCAAAGTTTGGACTTGTTATTATGTAATGTTGTTTCTAAAGACTATTTGGCATGTTTGATGGAATGAATGGTATAAATATGTGTAGTTGAGGTGTGCTTATCCTTGAAACATGGTAGATTGTGAATTGATAATGCTTGATGAATAGTTGATTATTAGATATATGATATAAGGTTAGTTGTTGGCTTGAGACTTATACTGTCAACATTGATAAGTGTATAGCATGTCTTATGTTTGTTTAAAAGGTCAGATTTGGTATGTTTATCATGGCAAAAATGTACCATTTCATTTTGAGATACTTTGTTTCAATAAATCATGTTGGTATTATAATTGTTGAATCTTTTGGTAAAGATTTATGATTTGTTTATGATGGTGCGACaaaggcatattggttagaactTTAGGTTGTTTTGGTATCATGATTTAGATTGAATCCTTCAGGTGTTTTAGGtaagattttgatgaaaataaACATGTGTTTGGTAATGCTTAAGGGTTTGGATTATATGAGTTACAAAAGTGGCCATTTTTTGCATCACATGGTTTGCCACACGATCGTTTGTCACAAACTGTTGGTTGACACAACCGTGTGCCACTGATAATTTAGATGCAGGATTATTGACATGGTTTCAGTTTCTCACACAGCCTagccacacggtcatgtgaaTGTTTGCAAAGTTTTACAATTAGGTCTGACAACCACAGTTTGTTACACGGCTTGGCGACATGGCCGTTTGACTCTGCATTACATGACATCAATTTTGCACATAGTTTGTAGACATGATTGTGTGGTTCAGCACCACAGGGCCCTTGTACCCCCGTTTTACATTTTTTCCTCACTTTTATTTAAAGTTTTAATTAGTCCCTACTTAGTTCTGAATTATTTTTAGAGCTTTCGAAAGCTCGATTTAAGCTATTCTTGCATGAATAACATGTTTTAATTGAATGATTGATAACTATTGATTGGTTTAAAGAAGTTTACacatatttatcattttttttgttACTTATAATACAatggtaaaaatatttatttatttaaattttcttttgccAAGTTTGATATATTTTTGGAATATATTGACATCATTATTAATTATATAGAATTATATTGCTATGTATTTTAGAAGGATTAATTTACTTAATGTAAAAATTAAGAGGACTGAAAAAGTGTTTTTACcaataaaaaagaaaatgaaagtaatTGATAAGCTAATAAACAAGCAAGAGAGTAAAACATAAATGGAGGGTAAAAGAGACGATTAATCAATCAATCATTTAGAAAGAGGAATTCCAGAAGCCAGAGAGAAACCCTTTCaactaaaattata
This is a stretch of genomic DNA from Gossypium arboreum isolate Shixiya-1 chromosome 11, ASM2569848v2, whole genome shotgun sequence. It encodes these proteins:
- the LOC108474119 gene encoding protein transport protein SEC13 homolog B, with product MPSQKIETGHQDTVHDVAMDFYGKRIATASSDSTIKIAGVSNNTHQHLATLTGHQGPVWQVAWAHPKFGSLLASCCYDGRVILWKEGNQNEWAQAHVFDDHKSSVNSIAWAPHELGLCLACGSSDGNISVFTARADGGWDVSRIDQAHPVGVTSVSWAPSTAPGALVGSGLLDPVQKLCSGGCDNTVKVWKLYNGIWKMDCFPALQMHTDWVRDVAWAPNLGLPKSTIASASQDGKVIIWTVAKEGDQWEGKVLHDFGTPVWRVSWSLTGNILAVADGNNNVTLWKEAVDGEWQQVTVVEP